A portion of the Flavobacterium limnophilum genome contains these proteins:
- a CDS encoding type II toxin-antitoxin system RelE/ParE family toxin: MRNLQFTDEFLEFINQSESNVKIKINYLFEVIKTQTVINAKVAKKLVNTDFYEIRIQVNNEYRVIVFTLDHDNITQSKEILFLNGFIKKSTKDYDKQIKKAAKILEQWKE; this comes from the coding sequence ATGAGGAATTTACAATTTACAGATGAGTTTTTAGAATTTATTAACCAATCTGAAAGCAATGTCAAGATTAAAATAAATTACTTATTCGAGGTAATAAAAACCCAAACGGTAATTAACGCTAAGGTCGCCAAGAAGTTGGTAAATACCGATTTTTATGAAATACGAATACAGGTTAATAATGAATATCGTGTAATCGTATTTACATTAGACCACGATAATATAACCCAAAGCAAAGAGATCCTGTTCCTGAACGGGTTTATAAAAAAATCGACTAAAGACTACGACAAACAAATAAAAAAGGCAGCTAAAATATTGGAACAATGGAAAGAATAA
- a CDS encoding HipA domain-containing protein — MNRCPITYELCGTEKYSEKGLRLIAPKLTALNDLPFTAAEQRQEAANRANKLSIQGVQPKLSAVISVVKQQFEIVDQFGNYIIKPQNDIFLELPENEDVTMKMAKVYGLEVPFHGLVYSKDGSLSYFIKRFDRYSKGKKYATEDFAQLSGNSRDTKYDYTMEKLVKVIDEFCTFPAIAKADFFKRVLFCFITGNEDMHLKNFSVITKAGKTTLAPVYDFLNSSISIKNPQEELALSLKGKKSNFKSTELIDYYAKERLELNDKTIDVILSDMNKSVSKWTELVEISFLSDVMKEKYLKLMENRIKRF, encoded by the coding sequence ATGAATAGATGCCCGATTACGTACGAATTATGTGGCACTGAAAAATACAGTGAAAAAGGACTTCGACTGATTGCTCCGAAACTTACGGCATTAAATGATTTGCCATTTACCGCTGCCGAACAAAGGCAAGAAGCGGCCAATCGGGCGAATAAATTGTCTATTCAAGGCGTTCAACCCAAATTAAGTGCCGTTATTTCGGTAGTGAAGCAACAGTTTGAAATTGTGGACCAGTTTGGCAATTATATTATCAAACCTCAAAATGATATTTTTCTAGAATTGCCCGAAAATGAAGATGTAACGATGAAAATGGCCAAAGTTTACGGACTTGAGGTTCCTTTTCACGGATTGGTTTATTCCAAGGACGGCAGTCTTTCTTATTTTATCAAACGATTTGACCGATATAGTAAAGGTAAAAAATATGCCACTGAGGATTTTGCACAATTGTCCGGAAATTCAAGAGACACGAAGTATGATTACACGATGGAAAAATTGGTTAAAGTAATTGATGAGTTCTGTACTTTTCCAGCAATAGCCAAAGCCGATTTCTTTAAACGCGTTTTATTTTGTTTTATAACAGGCAATGAAGATATGCACTTAAAGAATTTTTCAGTAATTACAAAAGCGGGGAAAACAACCTTGGCTCCAGTTTATGATTTTTTGAATTCTTCCATTTCCATTAAAAATCCACAGGAGGAATTAGCCCTGTCTCTCAAAGGTAAAAAGAGTAATTTCAAGTCAACGGAATTGATAGATTATTACGCAAAAGAAAGGTTGGAACTTAACGATAAAACCATTGATGTCATTTTATCTGATATGAACAAAAGCGTATCTAAATGGACGGAGTTGGTAGAAATATCCTTTTTGTCGGACGTGATGAAAGAAAAATATCTAAAGTTGATGGAAAACAGGATTAAGAGGTTTTAA
- a CDS encoding AraC family transcriptional regulator — translation MKKIQPTLKIIEPSFGSSFTITQYDGNSNNKSHFWHYHPEIELVYVNGGAGKRQVGSHISYYTSGCVILIGSNLPHCGFTDENTGNKKETVIQMKPDFLGTAFFGIAEMKNIQHLFNRAKAGLVFIGATKKRLGDKIELMENQLPFERLLTLLSILNEMEEATEFKVLNAEGFSMEMQMQDNDKINTIFNYVKDNFQQQIPLDEVAVLVSMTVPSFCRYFKKITQKTFTRFVNEYRLVHASKLLAEKPISITEVCFESGFNNFSYFNKSFQEFTGKSASQYRKEHRSVMV, via the coding sequence ATGAAAAAGATTCAACCCACCTTAAAAATTATAGAACCTTCTTTTGGGAGTTCCTTCACTATTACCCAATATGACGGAAATTCAAACAACAAATCCCACTTTTGGCATTACCATCCCGAAATCGAATTGGTCTATGTAAATGGTGGTGCCGGCAAACGCCAAGTGGGAAGCCATATTTCTTATTATACCAGTGGCTGCGTAATTCTTATAGGAAGCAACCTGCCCCATTGCGGTTTTACCGATGAAAATACGGGGAACAAAAAAGAAACGGTGATACAGATGAAGCCCGATTTCCTTGGCACTGCCTTTTTTGGAATTGCAGAAATGAAAAACATCCAGCATCTCTTCAATCGAGCCAAAGCCGGTCTTGTCTTTATTGGTGCAACCAAAAAAAGATTGGGAGACAAAATAGAACTTATGGAAAATCAGTTGCCGTTTGAAAGATTGCTCACTTTGCTCTCTATTCTAAATGAAATGGAAGAGGCCACCGAATTCAAGGTTTTGAATGCCGAAGGATTTTCGATGGAAATGCAAATGCAGGATAACGACAAAATAAACACGATTTTCAATTATGTAAAAGATAATTTCCAGCAACAAATACCCCTTGACGAAGTGGCTGTATTGGTCAGCATGACGGTTCCTTCTTTTTGCCGTTATTTCAAAAAAATAACCCAAAAAACATTTACCCGGTTTGTCAACGAATACCGCTTGGTACACGCTTCCAAGCTATTGGCGGAAAAACCCATCAGCATTACCGAAGTTTGTTTCGAAAGCGGCTTCAACAATTTTAGCTATTTCAATAAATCGTTCCAGGAATTCACGGGCAAAAGCGCCTCGCAATATCGAAAAGAACATCGTTCGGTTATGGTTTAA
- a CDS encoding Gfo/Idh/MocA family protein: MSNNTENTKTIRWGILGCGDVTEVKSGPAYQKTQSFKIEAVMRRDAEKAADYAKRHNIGKYYSDADELINDPEIDAIYIATPPDTHHFYGLKVASAGKICCIEKPLAPSYKESLEIYEAFKAKNISLFTAYYRRTLPRFEQIKTWLDTNKIGTVRSIRWNLTKPASEQDLSGAYNWRTDAKVAPGGYFDDLASHGLDLFTFLLGDIKEVSGYSLNQQGLYSAKDAITACWIHESGVTGNGNWNFGSQKREDIVEIAGSKGKINFSIFENDEIILSNEEGETELFIEHPENVQLHHVERIREHLLGNSQHPSADSSAVQTSWIMDKILGNI, encoded by the coding sequence ATGTCAAACAACACCGAAAATACAAAAACAATCCGTTGGGGAATCTTGGGATGTGGCGATGTTACTGAAGTAAAAAGCGGTCCAGCCTACCAAAAAACCCAAAGTTTCAAAATCGAAGCCGTAATGCGAAGAGATGCTGAAAAAGCTGCCGATTATGCCAAAAGACACAACATCGGCAAATATTATTCGGATGCGGATGAGTTGATCAATGACCCCGAAATTGATGCCATTTATATTGCCACTCCACCTGATACGCATCATTTTTATGGTCTGAAAGTAGCTTCGGCTGGCAAAATTTGCTGTATCGAAAAACCTTTGGCGCCAAGCTACAAAGAAAGTCTCGAAATTTACGAAGCTTTTAAAGCCAAGAATATTTCTTTATTCACGGCTTATTACAGACGAACTTTACCACGTTTCGAACAAATAAAAACTTGGCTCGACACTAATAAAATTGGCACAGTAAGATCCATTCGATGGAATTTGACCAAACCAGCTTCTGAACAAGATTTGTCGGGAGCATACAATTGGCGCACCGATGCCAAAGTCGCTCCGGGAGGATATTTTGATGATTTGGCAAGCCACGGTTTGGACTTGTTCACCTTTCTTTTGGGAGACATTAAGGAAGTTTCCGGTTATAGTTTGAACCAACAAGGATTGTATTCCGCCAAGGATGCCATTACGGCTTGCTGGATTCACGAATCCGGTGTTACGGGAAATGGAAACTGGAATTTTGGAAGCCAAAAACGAGAAGACATTGTGGAAATTGCTGGAAGTAAAGGCAAAATCAATTTTTCCATCTTCGAGAATGACGAAATTATCCTTTCTAACGAAGAAGGCGAAACGGAGCTTTTCATAGAACATCCAGAAAACGTGCAATTGCACCACGTGGAACGAATTCGTGAACATCTTTTGGGCAACAGCCAGCATCCTTCTGCCGATTCTTCTGCCGTGCAGACCAGTTGGATTATGGACAAGATTTTGGGAAACATATAG
- a CDS encoding helix-turn-helix domain-containing protein, translating into MNDFNLGLFIKEHRKVAGLTQLELANLAGVGKTTVFDIEKNKETVRWNNLLAILKVLNIEVQFKSPIHK; encoded by the coding sequence ATGAATGATTTTAATTTAGGTCTCTTCATAAAAGAGCATCGTAAAGTAGCAGGATTGACACAATTAGAATTGGCAAATCTGGCGGGAGTAGGGAAGACTACCGTTTTTGATATTGAGAAAAATAAAGAAACGGTTCGTTGGAATAATCTTTTGGCGATACTGAAAGTATTGAATATCGAAGTGCAATTTAAAAGTCCAATCCATAAATAA
- a CDS encoding ribose-phosphate pyrophosphokinase: MSHLEPEAKIFACSKSVYLAEKIAEGYGIPLGKITTSNYSDGEFQPSFEESIRGLRVFIVCSTFPNADNLMELLLMIDAAKRASARHITAVIPYFGWARQDRKDKARVPIGAKLVAKLLETAGATRIMTMDLHADQIQGFFEKPVDHLFASTIFLPYVESLGLENLTIASPDMGGSKRAYAYSKFLESDVVICYKQRKEANVIDTMELIGEVKGRNVILVDDMIDTGGTLAKAADLMIEKGALSVRAICTHAILSGEAYEKIENSKLSELIVTDSIPLKKESNKIRVVSCAPLFAEVMHMVHHNNSISGTFLM, from the coding sequence ATGTCCCACTTAGAGCCAGAAGCTAAAATTTTTGCGTGTTCAAAAAGTGTCTATCTCGCAGAGAAGATTGCAGAGGGTTACGGAATCCCATTAGGAAAGATTACAACCTCCAATTATAGCGACGGAGAATTCCAGCCGTCTTTCGAGGAATCTATAAGAGGATTGCGCGTATTTATTGTTTGCTCCACTTTTCCAAATGCCGACAATTTAATGGAATTGTTGTTGATGATTGACGCTGCCAAACGTGCATCGGCAAGACACATCACGGCAGTTATCCCTTACTTCGGTTGGGCAAGACAGGACAGAAAAGACAAAGCAAGAGTTCCGATTGGAGCCAAACTAGTCGCCAAATTGCTGGAAACAGCTGGCGCAACGAGAATCATGACAATGGATTTGCATGCAGACCAAATACAAGGATTCTTCGAGAAACCAGTGGATCACTTATTCGCATCGACTATCTTTTTACCTTATGTAGAAAGCTTGGGGTTGGAAAACTTGACCATTGCATCGCCTGACATGGGTGGATCAAAAAGAGCTTATGCTTATTCCAAATTCTTGGAGTCGGATGTGGTAATTTGCTACAAACAACGAAAAGAAGCCAATGTTATCGACACGATGGAGTTGATTGGAGAGGTAAAAGGAAGAAACGTGATTTTGGTTGACGACATGATCGACACCGGAGGCACATTGGCGAAAGCCGCCGATTTGATGATAGAAAAAGGCGCATTGAGCGTAAGAGCTATCTGTACACACGCCATATTATCGGGCGAGGCTTACGAAAAAATAGAAAATTCGAAATTAAGCGAATTGATAGTGACCGATTCTATTCCGTTGAAGAAAGAATCTAACAAAATAAGAGTAGTGAGTTGTGCACCTCTTTTTGCAGAAGTAATGCACATGGTGCACCACAACAATTCCATTAGCGGAACATTTTTGATGTAA
- a CDS encoding MBOAT family O-acyltransferase: MFFNSLTFAVFLPIVFLLYWFVFSKTKTVQNAFLVVVSYYFYSCWDWRFLFLLLFSTLLCYLTGIQIEKSIAERERKFWFWLSIIFNLGFLAIFKYYNFFAFSFSEALNNIGIHSSPLLLDVILPVGISFYTFHGLSYVIDIYYKRIQSEKDVIDYALFVSYFPLLVAGPIERATHLLPQVKLKRSFDFQKAKEGVYQIIWGLVKKVVIADTCATYANAIFDNYTSMNSLSLILGAVYFAFQIYGDFSGYSDMALGMSKLFGLDLLRNFNYPYFSRDIAEFWRRWHISLSSWFRDYLYIPLGGSRGSKLKQVRNVFIIFVVSGFWHGANWTFLAWGFINALYFLPSLLLGTNRTNMETAELHWDFNSIKVFFSILATFALSCLAWIFFRANTIHIAFDYIGKIFNNGTFESQFLQNQRYSYELLLLVLAFVLVEWNSRYKIEPISGKYSWLKMALCLLAIIALGTYADYKEFIYFQF, from the coding sequence ATGTTTTTTAACTCACTGACCTTTGCTGTTTTCCTGCCGATAGTTTTCTTGCTCTATTGGTTTGTTTTTAGTAAAACCAAAACTGTACAAAATGCATTTTTAGTTGTGGTGAGTTATTATTTCTATTCCTGTTGGGATTGGCGTTTCTTGTTTTTATTGCTTTTTTCAACCCTTCTGTGCTATTTGACGGGAATCCAAATAGAAAAAAGTATTGCAGAACGGGAACGTAAATTTTGGTTTTGGTTGAGCATCATTTTCAACCTTGGTTTCTTGGCCATTTTCAAATACTACAACTTTTTTGCCTTTTCCTTTTCGGAAGCTTTAAATAATATTGGCATCCATTCGAGTCCGCTTTTGCTTGACGTGATTCTTCCGGTTGGAATTTCTTTCTATACTTTTCACGGCTTGTCCTATGTGATTGACATTTATTACAAAAGAATACAGTCCGAAAAAGACGTTATTGACTATGCGCTTTTCGTGAGTTATTTTCCGCTTTTGGTGGCTGGTCCTATCGAAAGAGCCACGCATTTATTACCACAAGTAAAACTAAAAAGAAGCTTCGATTTCCAAAAAGCCAAAGAAGGCGTTTACCAAATTATTTGGGGATTGGTCAAAAAAGTGGTCATTGCCGATACTTGCGCCACTTATGCCAACGCCATTTTTGACAATTATACTTCGATGAATTCTTTGTCCTTGATTTTGGGCGCGGTCTATTTTGCATTCCAAATTTATGGCGACTTTTCAGGTTATTCAGATATGGCTTTGGGGATGTCTAAATTGTTTGGATTAGACTTGTTGCGCAATTTCAATTATCCTTATTTCTCCAGGGACATTGCCGAGTTTTGGCGTCGTTGGCACATTTCGTTGTCGTCTTGGTTTCGGGATTATTTGTACATTCCTCTTGGCGGAAGTCGTGGAAGCAAACTCAAACAAGTGCGCAACGTATTCATCATATTTGTGGTGAGCGGTTTTTGGCACGGAGCCAATTGGACTTTCTTGGCTTGGGGATTCATCAATGCCCTGTATTTTTTGCCTTCATTGCTGTTGGGAACCAACCGAACCAATATGGAAACGGCCGAATTGCATTGGGATTTCAACTCCATAAAAGTGTTCTTCAGCATTCTCGCCACTTTTGCATTGTCATGCTTGGCTTGGATATTTTTCAGGGCAAATACCATCCATATTGCTTTTGATTACATTGGTAAAATTTTCAATAACGGAACTTTCGAATCACAATTCCTGCAAAACCAGCGTTACAGTTACGAATTGCTTTTATTGGTACTAGCTTTTGTTTTGGTGGAATGGAACAGCCGATATAAAATAGAACCCATTTCAGGTAAATACAGCTGGCTAAAAATGGCTTTGTGCCTCTTGGCGATTATCGCTTTGGGAACGTATGCGGATTATAAAGAATTTATATATTTTCAATTCTAA
- a CDS encoding LexA family protein: MSIKKDQKLTFFNPDFESDLRIPFIKEGVSAGFPSPAADFMENGIDLNKELSENPLATFYIKVKGNSMIDAGINDKDVLVVDRSLEPQNNKIAICFIDGEFTVKRIQVEKDCLYLMPENPNYPPIKVTEENQLIIWGIVTYVIKRV; the protein is encoded by the coding sequence ATGTCAATAAAAAAAGACCAAAAGCTAACGTTCTTCAATCCAGATTTTGAAAGCGACCTCCGAATTCCTTTCATAAAAGAAGGTGTTTCGGCTGGATTTCCCTCGCCTGCGGCCGATTTTATGGAAAACGGCATCGATTTGAACAAGGAATTAAGCGAAAATCCTTTGGCGACTTTCTACATAAAAGTCAAGGGAAATTCGATGATTGACGCCGGCATCAACGACAAAGATGTGTTAGTCGTGGACAGAAGTCTCGAACCCCAAAACAACAAAATCGCCATTTGCTTCATCGACGGCGAATTCACCGTGAAACGCATCCAAGTCGAAAAAGACTGCTTGTACCTGATGCCCGAAAACCCCAATTATCCTCCCATAAAAGTCACCGAAGAAAACCAATTAATCATTTGGGGAATTGTGACTTATGTAATAAAGAGGGTTTAA
- a CDS encoding DsbA family oxidoreductase, translating into MENKLKVQIWSDIMCPFCYIGKRRIEEALSQFEHKEAVTIEWKSFELDAGFIPSPEDNVIEHLAEKYRKDTDWAQTMVDNMTENAKTAGLDFHFEKAVLANSHNAHRLLHLAKKYNLANELEELLFKAYLTDGKDLNNLDTLSQLGIEIGLEAEAVAQVLHSDAYSKEVKQDIQQANAIGVQGVPFFVFDNKYAISGAQPATAFLQTLEKVWQEGQFDSKITLVNSTTENSCDINGCD; encoded by the coding sequence ATGGAAAATAAATTGAAAGTGCAGATTTGGTCGGATATTATGTGTCCGTTTTGTTATATAGGAAAAAGAAGAATAGAAGAAGCTTTAAGCCAATTCGAACACAAAGAAGCTGTTACCATCGAATGGAAAAGCTTTGAATTGGATGCCGGTTTCATTCCTTCACCGGAAGACAACGTAATCGAACACTTGGCAGAAAAATACAGAAAAGATACCGATTGGGCACAAACTATGGTCGACAATATGACCGAGAACGCAAAAACAGCGGGACTGGATTTTCATTTCGAAAAAGCCGTTTTGGCCAATTCCCACAACGCCCACCGATTGTTGCATTTGGCTAAAAAATACAATCTCGCCAACGAATTGGAAGAATTACTCTTCAAAGCCTATTTAACAGACGGCAAAGATTTAAACAATTTGGATACATTAAGCCAATTGGGAATAGAAATAGGTCTCGAAGCCGAAGCCGTTGCCCAAGTTTTGCATTCCGATGCTTACAGCAAAGAAGTGAAACAAGACATTCAACAAGCCAATGCCATAGGCGTTCAGGGCGTTCCGTTTTTTGTTTTCGACAATAAATATGCCATTTCCGGCGCACAACCTGCAACGGCTTTTTTGCAAACATTGGAAAAAGTATGGCAAGAAGGACAATTTGATTCGAAAATAACTTTGGTAAACAGCACGACCGAGAATAGTTGCGACATCAACGGATGCGATTAA
- a CDS encoding HipA N-terminal domain-containing protein — MMRKATILVHDKRAGILMEDNAGGYQFTYDDNYEGEPVSLTMPLTAKHYSFAKFPSFFEGLLPEGIMLEGLLKIGKIDKNDYFSQLVATGNDLVGAVTVKEWKDE, encoded by the coding sequence ATGATGAGAAAAGCAACAATACTGGTTCACGATAAAAGGGCAGGAATATTGATGGAAGACAATGCTGGCGGGTATCAATTTACCTATGACGACAATTATGAAGGAGAACCCGTATCCTTGACTATGCCATTGACTGCCAAGCATTATTCATTTGCCAAATTCCCCTCTTTTTTTGAAGGCTTATTGCCAGAAGGGATAATGCTTGAAGGACTTTTGAAAATAGGTAAAATTGATAAAAATGATTATTTTTCTCAACTTGTGGCTACAGGAAATGATTTGGTGGGAGCAGTAACGGTAAAAGAATGGAAAGATGAATAG
- a CDS encoding helix-turn-helix domain-containing protein yields MERIKINIEKLKKETHSVNDYLDEQYGKQGTPEREEFSKNALAFYYGELIKEKRKEKHLTQQQLADQIGKERAYIAKIEQGKTDLQISNFVQIINALGMTLQLTES; encoded by the coding sequence ATGGAAAGAATAAAAATAAATATCGAAAAGTTAAAAAAAGAAACTCACAGCGTAAACGACTATCTAGACGAACAATACGGAAAACAAGGAACGCCTGAAAGAGAAGAGTTCTCAAAAAACGCCTTGGCTTTTTACTATGGCGAATTAATAAAAGAAAAACGCAAAGAAAAACACCTTACCCAACAGCAACTCGCTGACCAAATAGGCAAAGAACGTGCCTACATTGCCAAAATAGAACAAGGCAAAACCGATTTACAAATATCCAATTTTGTACAAATTATCAATGCGTTGGGAATGACTTTGCAATTGACAGAAAGTTAG
- a CDS encoding Y-family DNA polymerase: MYALVDCNNFYASCERVFQPKFNGKPVAILSNNDGCVISRSNEAKAAGVPMGAPAFQIKELVKEKNVKLFSSNYPLYGDLSNRVMAILGQFTPNLEIYSIDEAFLNFDGLTIPDYHDYGLQMKTRVQKWVGIPVCIGFAETKALSKVANKIAKKFQDRTKGVYVIDSEEKRIKALKWTKIEDVWGIGYRMTKKVKLRNINTALDFIQPQHEAWIRREMGVVGMRLKYELEGKSVLDLEPIVEQKKSIAITRSFPKQIADFDLLRERVATFASVCAEKLRNQKSCCHTIIVMLVIDKHSVQTSKYYFNMAVTLPFATNSTLTISNTAIDILKKLHKGNEHLKFKKAGVIVTELIDENRKQFQLFDEENPKHLALMQAMDKLNTKMGDKKVKLATQNLSLTWNMNQNHLSPRFTTNFNDILEIRCQ, encoded by the coding sequence ATGTATGCTTTAGTCGATTGCAATAATTTTTACGCTTCCTGCGAACGTGTTTTTCAACCGAAATTCAACGGAAAACCCGTTGCGATATTATCCAACAACGACGGCTGCGTGATTTCCAGAAGCAACGAAGCCAAGGCTGCTGGCGTTCCGATGGGCGCTCCGGCATTTCAAATCAAGGAATTGGTCAAAGAAAAAAACGTTAAATTGTTTTCTTCTAATTATCCACTTTATGGCGATTTGAGCAATCGGGTGATGGCAATTTTAGGTCAGTTCACACCCAATCTGGAAATTTACAGCATTGACGAAGCTTTCCTGAATTTCGACGGTTTGACTATTCCGGATTATCACGATTATGGTCTCCAAATGAAAACCCGTGTCCAGAAATGGGTTGGAATTCCGGTTTGCATTGGCTTTGCCGAAACAAAAGCTTTATCGAAAGTCGCCAACAAAATTGCCAAGAAATTCCAGGACAGGACAAAAGGCGTTTATGTTATCGACTCCGAAGAAAAACGCATCAAAGCCCTGAAATGGACCAAAATTGAAGATGTTTGGGGCATTGGTTATCGAATGACTAAAAAGGTAAAATTGCGAAACATCAACACTGCTCTCGATTTTATCCAACCGCAACACGAAGCCTGGATCAGGAGAGAAATGGGCGTTGTTGGAATGCGCTTGAAATATGAGTTGGAAGGAAAATCGGTTTTGGACTTGGAACCCATCGTCGAACAAAAGAAAAGCATAGCCATCACCCGAAGTTTTCCCAAACAAATTGCCGATTTCGATTTGTTGCGCGAACGCGTGGCGACTTTTGCTTCGGTTTGTGCCGAAAAATTGCGAAATCAAAAATCCTGTTGCCACACGATTATCGTGATGTTGGTCATTGACAAACACAGTGTCCAAACTTCGAAATATTATTTCAACATGGCAGTAACCTTGCCTTTTGCGACCAATTCGACCCTGACCATTTCGAACACGGCAATTGACATATTGAAAAAATTGCACAAAGGAAACGAACATTTAAAATTCAAGAAAGCAGGCGTAATCGTAACCGAACTGATTGATGAAAACCGAAAACAATTTCAATTATTCGATGAAGAAAACCCAAAACATTTGGCCTTGATGCAAGCAATGGACAAACTGAATACCAAAATGGGCGACAAAAAAGTGAAATTGGCGACCCAAAATTTGAGCCTGACCTGGAATATGAACCAAAATCATCTTTCACCCAGATTCACAACCAACTTCAACGATATTCTCGAAATACGATGTCAATAA